One window of the Acaryochloris sp. CCMEE 5410 genome contains the following:
- the ppc gene encoding phosphoenolpyruvate carboxylase, which translates to MRSTLNRNHPQLVQPNRLESLLLHRIKVIEDLLEGVLRDECGQELVDLLRQLRSMCSPEGQAPTVPETEVLKVVEKLELDEAIRAARAFALYFQLINIVEQHYEQEESIVRTRGATQSSPVTLPNAEGADNHANGQTELPEHSIFDAILREPNAGTFTWLFPKLKQLNVPPRHIQNIIQNLDIQLVFTAHPTEIVRQTIRAKQRRIAKILGKLDEAEAGLANHTRSNWEVDALQAQLTEEVRFWWRTDELHQFRPTVLDEVEYSLHYFREVLFDAIPQLYHRLSLNLKQAFPKLQPPRYNFCKFGSWVGSDRDGNPAVTPDITWQTSCYQRNLVLEKYIQSVNKLINLLTLSQYWSEVPPGLEKSLGQDQLQMPEVYDRLSIRFLGEPFRFKLSYILKRLENTRDRNQQQAQLIDFSHPIHPQGMNEQIYYPAAQNFLAELRVVQENLQATGINCQELDTLIGQVEIFGFNLTQLDIRQESSCHSDALTEIVNYLQILPKPYNELTESERLEWLTQELQTRRPLIPHDLPFSDKTQELINTFRMIRRLQEEFGVEICRTYIISMSHDASDLLEVLLLAKESGLFDPTTASGTLHVIPLFETVDDLQRAPGVMTQLFDLAFYRNYLVDAQASQEPSPEPPLSLQEIMLGYSDSNKDSGFLSSNWEIYKAQQRLQETAEPYGVSLRIFHGRGGSVGRGGGPAYEAILAQPGYSVNGRIKITEQGEVVASKYSLPELALYNLETISTAVIQSSLLRSTMDSIEPWHEIMEDLSARSRKRYRALIHEQEDLVDFFYEVTPINEISQLQHAARPARRRADNRRTLEGLRAIPWVFSWTQSRFLLPAWYGVGTALQDFLDEKSAEHLTLLQYFYGKWPFFKMVISKVEMTLAKVDLQIAHHYLQELTSSEDVDRFERLFEQIAQEYYLTREMVSKITGNQQLLDGDPNLKRSVHLRNGTIVPLGFLQVSLLKRLRQHQRQDRVALGAGNVSEKDLLRGALLTINGIAAGMRNTG; encoded by the coding sequence ATGCGTTCTACCCTCAACCGTAACCATCCCCAATTAGTGCAGCCTAACCGGTTAGAGTCATTGCTTCTACATCGTATTAAAGTCATTGAAGACCTACTGGAGGGTGTCCTTAGAGATGAATGCGGGCAGGAGTTAGTCGATTTACTGCGACAATTGCGATCGATGTGTTCCCCGGAAGGACAAGCCCCAACGGTTCCGGAAACGGAAGTCCTGAAGGTGGTAGAAAAGCTAGAGCTAGATGAAGCCATTCGGGCCGCCAGAGCCTTTGCTCTTTACTTTCAGCTTATTAATATTGTCGAACAACATTACGAGCAAGAGGAAAGTATTGTGCGGACTCGAGGGGCAACTCAATCCTCCCCGGTGACGCTGCCTAATGCTGAGGGGGCTGACAATCATGCGAACGGTCAGACCGAGCTACCTGAACACAGCATCTTTGATGCCATTCTGCGGGAACCGAATGCGGGAACCTTTACCTGGTTATTCCCCAAGCTCAAACAGTTAAATGTGCCGCCCCGCCATATTCAAAATATTATTCAGAACCTAGATATTCAGCTGGTATTTACGGCTCATCCGACAGAAATTGTGCGGCAGACGATTCGAGCCAAGCAGCGTCGGATTGCCAAAATTTTGGGTAAGTTAGATGAGGCGGAGGCAGGGCTGGCTAATCATACCCGCTCAAATTGGGAGGTCGATGCCTTACAGGCCCAACTGACGGAAGAAGTCCGTTTTTGGTGGCGCACCGATGAACTTCATCAATTTAGACCAACCGTGTTAGACGAAGTAGAGTATAGCCTGCACTATTTCCGCGAAGTCCTGTTTGATGCGATTCCCCAGCTCTATCACCGCTTATCCCTAAACCTGAAGCAAGCCTTTCCTAAACTGCAACCCCCTCGCTATAACTTTTGTAAGTTTGGGTCTTGGGTCGGCTCCGATCGCGATGGCAATCCAGCGGTGACGCCGGATATTACTTGGCAAACCTCCTGTTACCAACGCAATTTAGTCCTTGAGAAATATATTCAATCTGTCAATAAGCTGATCAATTTACTAACCTTGTCCCAGTATTGGTCTGAGGTTCCGCCGGGTCTTGAGAAATCATTGGGCCAGGATCAACTCCAAATGCCGGAGGTGTATGACCGGCTCTCGATTCGGTTTCTGGGAGAACCCTTTCGGTTCAAATTGTCTTATATCCTAAAGCGTCTGGAAAATACCCGCGATCGCAATCAACAGCAGGCGCAACTGATCGATTTCTCCCATCCCATTCATCCCCAAGGGATGAATGAACAGATCTATTACCCCGCAGCTCAGAACTTCTTGGCTGAACTTCGAGTGGTTCAAGAGAACCTGCAGGCAACCGGTATCAATTGTCAGGAGCTAGATACCCTGATTGGTCAGGTGGAAATCTTTGGGTTTAACCTGACTCAGCTGGATATTCGACAAGAAAGTTCTTGCCATTCCGATGCCCTCACTGAAATCGTTAATTACCTACAGATTCTGCCCAAGCCCTATAACGAGTTAACAGAGTCCGAGCGCTTGGAGTGGCTAACCCAAGAACTGCAAACCCGCAGACCTCTGATTCCCCACGATCTGCCTTTCTCCGATAAAACTCAAGAGCTGATCAATACGTTTCGAATGATTCGGCGGCTACAGGAAGAGTTTGGGGTCGAAATTTGTCGCACCTACATTATCAGCATGAGCCATGATGCCAGTGATTTGCTGGAGGTGCTGCTGTTAGCGAAGGAATCCGGTCTCTTTGATCCCACAACGGCCAGTGGAACGCTGCACGTTATCCCTCTCTTTGAAACGGTAGATGATTTACAGCGGGCACCAGGGGTTATGACCCAACTATTTGATTTAGCCTTCTATCGCAATTATTTAGTGGATGCCCAGGCCTCTCAGGAACCCTCTCCAGAACCGCCGCTCTCCCTTCAAGAGATCATGCTGGGATATTCCGATAGCAATAAGGACTCCGGCTTCCTCAGCAGTAATTGGGAGATTTATAAGGCCCAACAACGATTACAGGAAACGGCTGAACCCTATGGGGTGTCTTTGCGGATTTTTCATGGTCGAGGTGGGTCCGTGGGCCGAGGTGGCGGGCCTGCCTATGAAGCAATTTTGGCGCAGCCAGGATATAGCGTCAATGGTCGAATCAAAATTACAGAGCAGGGTGAGGTGGTTGCTTCCAAATATTCCTTGCCGGAGCTGGCTTTATACAATCTAGAAACGATTTCTACGGCTGTCATTCAGTCCAGCTTATTGCGGTCCACCATGGACAGTATTGAACCCTGGCATGAAATTATGGAGGATTTATCGGCGCGATCGCGCAAACGATACCGAGCGCTGATTCATGAACAAGAAGACTTAGTGGACTTTTTCTACGAAGTCACCCCCATCAATGAAATTAGCCAATTACAACATGCGGCTCGACCCGCTCGACGACGAGCCGATAATCGCCGAACCTTAGAAGGGCTACGCGCCATTCCTTGGGTGTTTAGCTGGACGCAAAGCCGATTTCTGTTGCCTGCATGGTACGGAGTAGGGACCGCACTCCAAGACTTTCTAGATGAGAAGTCTGCTGAACATCTGACGTTGCTGCAATATTTCTACGGCAAATGGCCTTTCTTTAAGATGGTGATTTCTAAGGTAGAAATGACCTTAGCCAAAGTAGATCTGCAAATTGCTCATCACTATCTTCAGGAATTAACATCTTCTGAGGATGTGGATCGGTTTGAGCGTTTGTTTGAACAAATTGCCCAGGAATATTACCTCACCCGAGAAATGGTCTCCAAGATTACAGGGAATCAGCAGCTTTTGGATGGCGATCCTAACCTGAAGCGTTCGGTCCATCTGCGGAACGGTACGATTGTCCCCTTAGGATTTCTGCAGGTGTCTCTGCTTAAACGGTTGAGACAGCATCAGCGGCAAGATCGGGTTGCCTTAGGCGCTGGAAATGTTAGTGAGAAAGACCTCTTGCGGGGCGCGTTACTCACCATTAACGGGATTGCCGCTGGCATGAGAAACACCGGTTAG
- a CDS encoding caspase family protein has protein sequence MALTRRALLRKTSLVLAGLGLSDLSVWKFANQYQQVLAQPTSRKLALLVGINQYRDLGKQAKLKGCLTDLELQRELLVHRFGFHPDDIVILKNKQATYKNIETAFTTHLIEQSRPQDCVIFHFSGYGCLLSPYIDTALEAKTPLPSQVLLPFDSDIQPSDHSQALENVLLQEQLALWFRSLNTQQSLCVLDAGFTYPGKALLGNLRVRSQPSIQQKTDLPDDREQQEKLLNQSQRRQSPSELILWASQQAQTAVEAQWHDFSSGLFTYALTQHLWQSSPTKKFSASFNRIVSDVERQVGRVQQPSLSGQSGSSVFAGLALGGNADGVVTDVEDNGEEVTVWLGGVLPQIVEYYATTTCFKVTSKEGSLSSSPAVAASSAGSESEPNPVPQEPLIQLESSRGCVGTGRCEQEGQINSGQKIRESFRVISRSINLNVALGSQLNRIERVDATSAFSDMPNINPVIAGTQNADVLFTQASSSSQVIVNSVPTDLSEEEEDPPAPPPQTQYGLFSQGGEELADTRGESGEAIKTAVNQLHDTLKLLLARKTLDLTVNDFSSRVGAVVALESTDDEKPQILAQQFTARAPWLRKENSSLSSFEKQGQVVQIAKGQHIQYRVYNYSDAPLYWLVLGVDTRTQFFSIYAPEALLLDTSTNQDAIASKDSLTVPFPTNEYVVRGPEGIATTYIILSRNPFEKGLEAIASKIRQSSSNTSPVVARLVNPLEVTQQVLQDLHNSSAPTAEKMGIASDSNWVWDVEQWATFQFTHEVI, from the coding sequence ATGGCACTGACCCGACGCGCTTTATTGCGAAAAACTAGCTTAGTGCTAGCTGGCCTAGGTTTAAGTGATTTATCTGTATGGAAGTTTGCAAATCAATATCAACAGGTGCTAGCACAGCCCACTTCCCGGAAGCTAGCCCTGCTGGTGGGCATTAACCAATATCGAGATTTGGGCAAGCAGGCTAAACTGAAGGGCTGTTTGACCGATTTAGAATTGCAGCGAGAGCTTCTAGTCCATCGGTTTGGTTTTCATCCCGATGATATTGTCATTCTCAAAAACAAACAGGCTACCTATAAAAATATTGAAACGGCATTTACCACCCATTTAATTGAACAGTCTCGGCCTCAAGATTGTGTCATCTTTCACTTCAGTGGGTATGGATGTTTATTAAGTCCCTATATCGACACGGCCTTAGAGGCTAAAACGCCTCTCCCTTCACAAGTGTTGCTTCCTTTCGATAGCGATATTCAACCGTCTGACCATAGCCAAGCCCTTGAAAATGTTTTGTTGCAAGAGCAGTTAGCCCTTTGGTTTCGGTCTCTCAATACCCAACAAAGTCTTTGTGTGCTGGATGCTGGTTTCACCTATCCCGGGAAGGCCTTGTTGGGGAATTTGCGGGTGCGATCGCAACCCAGTATTCAGCAAAAAACAGACTTGCCGGACGATCGAGAGCAGCAAGAAAAATTGCTCAACCAATCCCAGCGACGTCAATCTCCCTCTGAGCTCATTCTTTGGGCCTCTCAGCAAGCTCAAACGGCCGTTGAAGCCCAATGGCATGACTTCTCGTCAGGGCTATTCACCTATGCCTTAACCCAACATCTATGGCAATCCTCTCCCACTAAAAAATTTTCGGCCAGCTTTAATCGGATCGTTTCTGATGTTGAGCGTCAGGTCGGTCGAGTCCAACAGCCTAGCTTAAGTGGGCAGTCAGGCTCCAGTGTTTTCGCAGGGTTAGCTCTCGGGGGCAATGCCGATGGTGTGGTCACTGATGTCGAAGACAATGGGGAAGAAGTTACGGTTTGGCTTGGGGGCGTTTTACCCCAAATTGTTGAGTATTACGCAACCACGACTTGCTTTAAAGTCACATCGAAAGAAGGCAGCCTATCTAGTAGCCCAGCTGTGGCTGCTTCATCTGCTGGAAGCGAATCCGAGCCTAACCCAGTCCCACAAGAACCCTTGATTCAATTGGAGTCTAGCCGAGGCTGTGTCGGGACTGGACGGTGTGAGCAAGAAGGGCAAATTAACTCAGGCCAAAAAATTCGAGAGTCATTTCGAGTCATTTCTCGGTCCATCAACTTAAATGTTGCTCTAGGCTCACAATTGAATCGGATTGAACGGGTAGATGCCACTAGTGCTTTTTCCGATATGCCTAATATCAATCCCGTTATTGCCGGTACTCAAAACGCAGACGTTTTGTTTACCCAAGCCTCTTCTTCCTCTCAAGTGATTGTTAATTCCGTACCGACGGACCTATCGGAAGAAGAAGAGGACCCTCCTGCACCACCCCCTCAAACCCAATATGGACTCTTTTCCCAAGGCGGTGAGGAATTAGCAGATACTCGAGGAGAATCGGGGGAGGCCATTAAAACGGCAGTTAATCAACTACACGATACATTGAAATTGCTGCTGGCCCGCAAAACCCTCGATCTGACGGTTAATGATTTTTCTTCGAGAGTGGGGGCCGTGGTGGCATTGGAATCCACTGATGATGAAAAGCCCCAGATCTTAGCCCAGCAGTTTACGGCCAGAGCGCCTTGGCTTCGGAAAGAAAACTCATCCTTGTCTTCCTTTGAGAAGCAAGGACAAGTTGTCCAGATTGCCAAAGGTCAACATATCCAATATCGGGTGTATAACTACAGTGATGCTCCTCTCTATTGGTTAGTATTGGGCGTTGATACTCGCACCCAATTCTTCTCAATTTATGCGCCGGAAGCGCTGCTGCTAGATACGTCAACCAACCAAGATGCTATTGCCTCTAAAGACTCGCTCACAGTGCCATTCCCAACGAATGAGTATGTTGTTCGTGGGCCGGAAGGGATCGCTACAACCTATATTATTCTGAGCCGAAATCCGTTTGAGAAAGGACTAGAGGCTATCGCCAGTAAAATCCGCCAGTCTTCTAGTAATACATCCCCTGTCGTAGCCCGCTTGGTCAATCCACTAGAGGTGACCCAGCAAGTACTACAAGATTTGCATAACAGTAGCGCGCCAACAGCGGAGAAAATGGGGATTGCATCTGATAGTAACTGGGTTTGGGATGTCGAGCAGTGGGCAACGTTTCAGTTTACCCATGAGGTAATTTAA
- the sat gene encoding sulfate adenylyltransferase, which translates to MTQHQDAIAPHGGSLINRVASETQKQDLLAKGDSLPRVQLDKRATSDLEMIAIGGFSPLSGFMGQADYEQVVHHMHLDNGLPWSIPVTLSVDEGVADSLNAGDLVRLDDPTGAFVGVLELTEKYTYDKTQEAVQVYKTDEMKHPGVKVVFEQGAVNLAGPVWLLERQAHPQFPSYQIDPAASRQLFRERGWNTIVGFQTRNPIHRAHEYIQKCALETVDGLFLHPLVGATKSDDIPADVRMRCYEIMMEHYFPEDRVILAINPAAMRYAGPREAIFHALVRKNYGCTHFIVGRDHAGVGDYYGTYDAQHIFDTLDAQALGITPMKFEHAFYCKKTLSMATTKTSPSGPEDRVHLSGTKVREMLRRGELPPPEFSRPEVASELAAAMKA; encoded by the coding sequence TTGACTCAACACCAAGACGCCATTGCGCCACACGGTGGTTCACTCATCAACAGGGTTGCTTCTGAAACCCAAAAACAAGATTTGCTGGCCAAGGGCGATAGCTTACCTCGTGTACAGCTAGATAAGCGAGCCACCTCAGATCTGGAAATGATTGCCATTGGCGGCTTCAGTCCCCTTTCAGGTTTTATGGGGCAGGCGGACTATGAACAGGTCGTCCATCACATGCACCTAGATAATGGGTTGCCCTGGTCAATTCCAGTGACTTTATCCGTCGATGAAGGCGTCGCTGATTCTCTCAATGCGGGTGACTTAGTTCGTTTAGATGACCCAACAGGTGCTTTTGTGGGTGTGCTCGAACTGACTGAGAAATATACCTATGACAAAACTCAGGAGGCGGTTCAAGTCTACAAAACAGACGAGATGAAGCATCCCGGCGTCAAGGTGGTGTTTGAGCAGGGGGCGGTGAACCTTGCGGGGCCAGTCTGGCTCCTAGAACGACAAGCACATCCTCAATTTCCGTCCTATCAAATTGATCCAGCTGCTTCTCGTCAACTTTTCCGTGAACGGGGTTGGAACACCATTGTTGGCTTTCAAACCCGAAATCCCATTCACCGTGCCCATGAGTACATTCAAAAATGTGCGTTAGAAACCGTAGATGGATTATTCTTGCATCCCCTAGTGGGCGCAACTAAGAGTGACGATATTCCGGCAGATGTGCGGATGCGTTGCTACGAAATTATGATGGAGCATTATTTCCCGGAGGATCGGGTGATTTTGGCCATTAATCCTGCGGCTATGCGGTATGCCGGTCCTCGTGAGGCTATTTTCCATGCCCTAGTCCGTAAGAACTATGGCTGCACGCACTTTATCGTTGGTCGCGACCATGCGGGTGTGGGGGATTACTATGGAACCTATGATGCCCAACATATTTTCGATACTTTAGATGCACAAGCTCTGGGCATTACCCCCATGAAATTTGAGCACGCCTTTTATTGTAAGAAGACCCTATCCATGGCCACAACGAAGACGAGTCCTAGTGGGCCTGAGGATCGAGTCCATTTATCTGGAACAAAGGTGAGAGAAATGCTGCGACGAGGAGAGCTACCCCCACCTGAGTTTTCTCGCCCTGAAGTGGCTTCTGAATTGGCAGCGGCGATGAAAGCTTAA
- a CDS encoding 30S ribosomal protein S1, whose amino-acid sequence MVNRETTLPDIGFTHEDFAALLDKYDYHFNPGDVVAGTVFSLEPRGALIDIGAKTAAYIPIQEMSINRIENPDEVLQSNETREFFILADENEDGQLTLSIRRIEYMRAWERVRQLQTEDATVRSSVFATNRGGALVRIEGLRGFIPGSHISTRATKEDLIGEELPLKFLEVDEERNRLVLSHRRALVERKMNRLEVGEVVIGTVRGIKPYGAFIDIGGVSGLLHISEISHDHIDTPHSVFNVNDDLKVMIIDLDAERGRISLSTKQLEPEPGDMVKNPQLVYDKAEEMAERYRQQMMAQQEGGQADSDASTGEAASEPEEVTSPA is encoded by the coding sequence ATGGTCAATCGGGAAACCACACTGCCAGACATTGGCTTTACTCACGAAGATTTCGCCGCGTTACTTGACAAGTATGATTATCACTTCAATCCAGGTGACGTCGTTGCGGGTACAGTCTTCAGTCTGGAACCCAGAGGGGCTTTGATTGACATTGGTGCTAAAACTGCCGCCTATATTCCCATTCAGGAAATGTCCATCAATCGGATTGAGAACCCTGATGAGGTGTTGCAATCCAACGAAACCCGTGAGTTCTTCATTCTGGCAGACGAGAATGAAGATGGGCAGCTCACCTTATCCATTCGTCGCATCGAGTATATGCGCGCTTGGGAACGGGTTCGCCAACTGCAAACAGAAGATGCAACGGTCCGTTCTTCTGTATTTGCGACCAACCGGGGTGGTGCCCTAGTCCGAATTGAAGGGTTGCGCGGATTTATTCCCGGCTCTCACATCAGCACTCGAGCCACCAAAGAAGATTTAATCGGTGAAGAATTACCCCTCAAGTTCCTCGAGGTGGATGAAGAGCGTAATCGCCTTGTTCTCAGTCATCGAAGAGCCTTGGTTGAGCGGAAGATGAACCGCTTAGAAGTGGGCGAAGTGGTGATTGGAACCGTTCGTGGTATCAAGCCTTACGGTGCCTTTATCGATATCGGTGGTGTCAGCGGCTTGCTTCACATTTCGGAAATCTCTCACGACCACATCGATACACCTCATAGCGTCTTCAACGTTAATGATGATTTGAAGGTCATGATCATCGACTTGGATGCCGAACGGGGTCGTATCTCTCTCTCTACTAAGCAGTTAGAGCCTGAACCTGGTGATATGGTCAAGAACCCTCAGCTGGTATATGACAAAGCCGAGGAAATGGCTGAGCGATATCGACAGCAAATGATGGCTCAACAGGAAGGTGGGCAAGCCGATTCAGATGCTTCTACTGGTGAAGCAGCTTCGGAACCTGAAGAAGTCACCTCTCCTGCATAA
- a CDS encoding phosphoglucomutase/phosphomannomutase family protein, whose translation MPNDFASSIKFGTDGWRGIIAKDFTFERLVYVAPIAAQILEETYGSPDKKHLVIVGYDRRFLSEEFAQATADAVQQAGFDVLLSDTFAPTPAFSWAAYHRQALGALVITASHNPGIYSGLKVKGAFGGSVPPAVTQAIQDRLVTAPVKAATTGTLDTFDPWPDYCQVLQSKVDMEVINQAIHQKQLTVFVDTMHGATATGLQRLLSADITELNCDRDPLFEGGAPEPLPKYLEKSIQAIQSHRQQAPQEEAIVGFVFDGDGDRIAAMDGQGNFLSSQILIPILIEHLADRRKFQGEVIKTISGSELIPQVAGLYQLPLHETPIGYKYIADYMLAAESVLIGGEESGGIGYGNHIPERDGLLSALYLLEAAAQTGQDLSHLYQQLQTQTGFTSFYDRIDLPLSSEANKQKLIDQLQTAPFSQVLDQKVVDILSIDGFKFSLADQSWLLVRFSGTEPVLRLYCESHHPDRVSKILAWAKDWALR comes from the coding sequence ATGCCTAACGATTTTGCATCCTCAATCAAATTTGGAACCGACGGTTGGCGAGGCATTATTGCCAAAGACTTTACCTTTGAGCGGTTGGTCTATGTCGCCCCCATTGCCGCCCAAATCTTAGAAGAGACCTACGGCAGCCCTGACAAAAAGCACTTAGTGATCGTGGGATACGATCGCAGATTCCTGTCTGAAGAATTTGCCCAAGCGACTGCCGACGCGGTTCAACAAGCCGGATTTGATGTGCTGTTGTCCGATACCTTTGCACCCACCCCTGCATTTAGTTGGGCGGCCTATCACCGTCAGGCCCTTGGGGCCCTGGTGATTACGGCCAGTCATAACCCTGGGATCTATTCTGGTCTCAAAGTCAAAGGAGCCTTTGGTGGTTCAGTTCCGCCTGCTGTCACTCAAGCGATTCAAGATCGGCTGGTTACGGCCCCCGTGAAAGCTGCCACCACCGGGACCCTAGACACCTTCGACCCCTGGCCCGATTATTGCCAGGTTCTGCAATCAAAGGTTGATATGGAGGTGATCAATCAGGCGATTCATCAAAAACAACTGACGGTTTTTGTCGATACTATGCATGGAGCCACCGCGACGGGGCTCCAAAGGTTATTATCGGCTGATATTACAGAACTGAATTGCGATCGCGATCCGTTATTCGAAGGCGGTGCCCCAGAACCACTTCCCAAATATCTCGAAAAATCGATTCAAGCCATTCAAAGCCATCGCCAACAGGCCCCCCAAGAAGAAGCAATTGTCGGTTTTGTCTTTGATGGGGATGGGGATCGCATTGCAGCGATGGATGGTCAGGGCAATTTTCTCAGCTCTCAAATTTTGATTCCGATTTTGATTGAGCACCTTGCCGATCGCCGAAAGTTTCAGGGAGAAGTCATCAAAACCATTAGTGGTTCGGAACTGATCCCGCAAGTGGCTGGCTTGTATCAGCTACCGCTCCACGAAACTCCCATTGGCTATAAGTACATTGCCGACTATATGTTGGCCGCAGAGTCGGTACTCATTGGTGGTGAGGAATCGGGTGGAATTGGCTATGGCAACCATATTCCAGAACGAGATGGCTTACTGTCCGCCCTATACTTGCTGGAAGCTGCAGCCCAAACGGGGCAGGATCTCTCTCACCTGTATCAGCAGCTACAAACGCAAACGGGGTTTACCAGTTTTTATGATCGAATAGATCTACCTTTATCTTCGGAAGCCAATAAACAAAAGCTGATCGATCAATTGCAAACAGCACCCTTCAGCCAAGTATTAGACCAAAAGGTTGTGGATATTTTATCCATCGATGGTTTTAAATTTAGCTTGGCGGATCAGAGCTGGCTACTGGTTCGATTTAGTGGAACAGAGCCTGTTCTGCGTCTCTATTGTGAATCCCATCATCCCGATCGAGTGTCCAAAATCCTAGCTTGGGCCAAAGATTGGGCACTTCGTTAA
- the nrdR gene encoding transcriptional regulator NrdR: protein MQCPFCQHTDSRVLESRSAEAGQSVRRRRECLQCNRRFTTYERIEFVPITVIKRNQDRELFDRSKLLKGVATACEKTGLTALQLESLVDDVEAELQQQAVREVTSTELGESVLTKLQSLSEVAYVRFASVYRQFRGIRDFVEALDQLQESGDSPLPSVPDEPYEDTVQPTIMVSSQ, encoded by the coding sequence ATGCAATGCCCTTTTTGCCAGCATACCGATAGCCGAGTTTTAGAATCGCGTTCAGCAGAAGCGGGACAGAGTGTACGTCGTCGTCGGGAATGTCTGCAGTGTAACCGCCGATTTACGACCTATGAGCGGATTGAGTTTGTCCCTATCACGGTGATCAAACGCAATCAGGACAGAGAGCTGTTTGATCGTTCCAAGTTGCTCAAGGGAGTCGCAACCGCTTGTGAGAAAACAGGACTGACTGCATTACAGTTAGAGTCTTTGGTGGATGATGTTGAAGCGGAACTTCAGCAGCAAGCTGTGAGAGAGGTGACGAGTACAGAGCTCGGTGAATCTGTGTTGACAAAGCTACAATCCCTCAGTGAAGTGGCTTATGTCAGGTTTGCATCTGTCTATCGACAGTTCCGGGGAATTCGAGATTTTGTAGAGGCCCTCGATCAGCTTCAAGAGTCTGGGGACAGTCCGTTGCCAAGTGTGCCGGATGAACCCTATGAAGACACTGTACAGCCTACTATTATGGTGTCTTCCCAGTGA
- the pdxA gene encoding 4-hydroxythreonine-4-phosphate dehydrogenase PdxA → MADSHPLPELAIPMGDPAGIGPEVILKALSSPLLKDVAHVCVIGERSLFEAAYEHLQEQVDADQTLADPNDLDFLEVGLELSSIPWGQPSATTGAASFQCLSMAITGALEGRFGGIVTGPIAKSAWKAAGHHYPGQTEYLAERSQTSEFGMFFVGCSPYTGWQLRALLATTHIPLSEVPHRLSPELLTMKVGLLKKTLQREFGIESPRVAIAGLNPHSGEQGQLGREEIDWLIPWIREMRSQHPDLTLSDPIPPDTLWVGPGQAWYGPREKTAQPTTYDAYLALYHDQGLIPVKLMAFDRAVNTTIGLPFIRTSPDHGTAFDIAGKGIADPTSMIAAIQLAANLVRQRSG, encoded by the coding sequence ATGGCTGACTCTCATCCTCTGCCCGAGCTTGCAATTCCCATGGGTGATCCTGCCGGGATTGGTCCTGAGGTCATTCTCAAAGCTTTAAGTTCACCGCTTCTCAAAGACGTAGCTCATGTTTGCGTCATTGGGGAGCGGTCTTTATTTGAGGCAGCCTACGAACATCTCCAAGAGCAGGTAGATGCTGATCAGACCTTAGCCGATCCTAACGATCTCGATTTTTTAGAGGTGGGATTGGAGTTATCTTCTATCCCATGGGGGCAGCCTTCGGCAACGACGGGAGCAGCCAGTTTTCAGTGTTTGTCTATGGCGATTACAGGTGCTCTTGAAGGGCGATTTGGGGGTATTGTCACTGGTCCCATTGCCAAATCGGCCTGGAAAGCTGCAGGACATCACTATCCTGGACAAACCGAATATTTGGCGGAGCGGTCTCAAACCTCAGAATTTGGCATGTTCTTTGTGGGTTGCTCACCCTATACCGGGTGGCAACTCAGGGCCTTACTGGCAACGACCCATATACCGCTATCGGAGGTCCCTCACCGGCTTTCTCCTGAGTTGCTGACCATGAAGGTGGGACTGTTGAAGAAGACGCTGCAGCGTGAGTTTGGTATTGAGAGTCCGAGGGTTGCGATCGCAGGTTTGAATCCCCATAGCGGTGAGCAGGGACAGTTGGGGCGAGAAGAAATCGATTGGCTAATTCCGTGGATACGGGAGATGCGATCGCAACATCCTGATCTGACATTATCGGATCCCATTCCCCCGGACACCCTTTGGGTAGGACCAGGGCAAGCTTGGTATGGTCCCCGCGAAAAAACAGCACAACCTACCACCTATGACGCCTACTTAGCCCTCTATCACGATCAAGGCTTAATTCCCGTTAAGCTGATGGCCTTTGACCGGGCCGTCAACACAACAATAGGTCTCCCTTTTATCCGCACATCTCCAGATCACGGTACAGCCTTTGATATCGCAGGCAAAGGAATTGCCGACCCTACCAGTATGATTGCTGCGATTCAATTGGCCGCCAACCTGGTTCGCCAACGTTCCGGTTAG